In Bacillus sp. DX3.1, the following proteins share a genomic window:
- a CDS encoding EamA family transporter, translated as MKAKFMLLTAIVLWGTAIAPTKWALESIHPFTLLFLRLCFAGGICVFFSFTELRQSIVRKAIPWKRISLLSFTGVAGYFMFTSYGIALTSGLHVSIIDAALPLVTIVFSALFLKEKIQINYWIGIILGFIGVVCITIPSNHDNQTASLIGDLLILASTFLFAVYTILLKRPKQEKNLSNEVFTALTLLVGAIILLPFAAMEVSYYGLPRVDTWKNGLSFIYLVIGATILAYWLWNKALKEVSASISGLYLNALPLVSIVTSIFLLKESLTWRVIIGGSLVLFGVLWADREKLKVLVKLKKI; from the coding sequence ATGAAAGCAAAATTTATGTTATTAACAGCGATTGTATTATGGGGTACAGCAATTGCTCCGACAAAATGGGCGCTAGAGTCAATTCATCCCTTTACATTACTGTTTCTGCGTCTATGTTTTGCAGGGGGAATATGTGTATTTTTTTCTTTTACTGAATTGCGTCAAAGTATTGTACGTAAAGCCATTCCATGGAAAAGAATCAGCTTACTATCTTTTACTGGTGTTGCAGGATATTTTATGTTTACATCGTATGGCATAGCTTTAACCAGTGGGTTGCATGTTAGTATCATTGATGCTGCGTTACCATTAGTTACGATTGTTTTTTCAGCACTTTTTCTAAAAGAAAAGATCCAAATAAACTATTGGATTGGAATTATATTAGGTTTTATCGGTGTGGTATGTATTACGATTCCATCTAATCATGATAATCAAACAGCTTCCTTAATAGGAGACCTACTTATATTAGCTAGCACGTTTTTATTTGCTGTTTATACAATACTATTAAAACGGCCAAAACAAGAAAAGAATCTATCGAATGAGGTATTTACAGCATTAACGTTGCTAGTTGGGGCAATTATTCTATTACCTTTTGCTGCTATGGAAGTTTCGTATTATGGTTTACCTAGAGTAGATACTTGGAAAAACGGACTTAGCTTTATTTATCTTGTAATTGGTGCGACGATTCTTGCGTATTGGTTATGGAATAAGGCTCTGAAAGAAGTGTCTGCATCAATAAGCGGACTGTATTTAAATGCGCTTCCGTTAGTGAGTATCGTTACTTCGATCTTTTTGTTAAAGGAATCGTTAACGTGGAGAGTTATAATAGGAGGAAGTCTTGTTTTGTTCGGTGTATTATGGGCGGATCGTGAAAAGTTAAAAGTGTTAGTGAAATTGAAGAAGATATAG
- a CDS encoding M20/M25/M40 family metallo-hydrolase yields the protein MYQQLHSLSLEKQVETLTEHLVSFNSINGTTGEVRIIDELYHILKSFPYFQEHPEHIWIQNAPNDPIGRKNVFAFVEGKTDSTSTIIYHSHLDTVGIEDFGRLKEHAFSSEALEKYFQTYEGNSDVQSDAQSGDWMFGRGSVDMKSGAAVHIANILYFSQHTDLLEGNLLLLFNGDEEGEHRGITAALSELERLQQEKQLQYRLAINNDFITPLYDGDSQRYIYTGTAGKLLPCFYIYGREVHVGDTLSGIDPNFIAAQITRRLHNNYKLTEFIPDELVLPPTCLYQRDNKNSYTVQTATSSQLYFNYFIYESTPEEVLEQLLEETRQVCQEAEEYLKEQFHRYLLVTGLPSRNLSWEIAVTSYGDYIEELQQRGIDTEKTIQSILEQSNRSDLRELCFEVVAALQEMDPEKKARVILFFAPPFLPHNYLKQTSEQNRQLQSSIQNVLQNMQDKTGEQFVLKKFFPYLADGSFLSIHETDDELKPLLQNFPKWEQLYPLPYETIRKLNIPSINMGVYGKDGHKWTERVYKPYSFGVLPLLIRKTTIQLFNDFKENSKRQTVHHS from the coding sequence ATGTACCAACAACTACACTCATTATCTCTAGAAAAACAAGTCGAAACCCTAACAGAGCATTTAGTTTCTTTTAATAGTATTAATGGTACTACTGGTGAGGTACGTATTATAGATGAGCTATATCACATTTTAAAAAGCTTCCCTTATTTTCAAGAGCATCCTGAACATATATGGATTCAAAATGCGCCAAATGATCCAATTGGCCGGAAAAACGTATTTGCATTCGTAGAAGGAAAAACAGATTCCACTTCTACTATTATTTATCATTCCCATTTAGACACAGTTGGAATTGAAGATTTTGGACGATTAAAAGAGCACGCTTTCTCTTCAGAAGCACTGGAAAAGTATTTTCAAACGTATGAGGGAAATTCCGATGTCCAGTCTGATGCACAATCTGGGGATTGGATGTTTGGCCGTGGCTCTGTTGATATGAAAAGCGGGGCTGCTGTTCATATTGCTAACATTTTATATTTCTCACAGCACACGGATTTATTAGAAGGAAACCTCCTTTTACTTTTCAATGGTGATGAAGAAGGTGAACACCGCGGAATTACAGCAGCTTTATCTGAACTTGAAAGACTCCAACAAGAAAAACAATTACAATATCGTTTAGCAATTAATAATGATTTTATAACACCTCTATATGACGGAGATAGTCAACGCTACATTTATACAGGAACTGCCGGAAAACTTCTACCTTGTTTCTATATTTATGGGAGAGAAGTACATGTGGGTGATACCTTATCAGGAATTGATCCAAACTTTATTGCAGCTCAAATTACACGTAGACTACACAATAACTATAAACTAACTGAATTTATCCCTGATGAGCTTGTTCTGCCTCCAACATGTTTATATCAGCGTGATAACAAAAATAGCTATACGGTACAAACAGCAACAAGCAGTCAACTATACTTCAATTACTTTATTTATGAATCTACACCTGAAGAGGTTCTTGAGCAGCTATTAGAAGAAACAAGACAAGTGTGCCAAGAAGCCGAGGAGTATTTAAAAGAGCAATTTCATCGTTATTTACTCGTGACAGGCCTTCCATCACGTAACCTTTCATGGGAGATTGCTGTGACAAGTTACGGCGATTATATAGAAGAATTACAACAACGTGGCATAGATACAGAAAAAACAATTCAAAGCATACTAGAACAAAGTAATAGGAGTGATTTACGGGAACTTTGCTTTGAAGTTGTTGCCGCTCTTCAAGAAATGGATCCTGAGAAAAAAGCACGCGTCATTTTATTTTTCGCACCACCATTTTTACCACATAACTATTTAAAGCAAACAAGTGAACAAAATCGTCAATTACAAAGTAGTATTCAAAATGTATTACAAAACATGCAAGATAAAACAGGTGAACAATTTGTCCTAAAAAAATTCTTCCCTTATTTGGCTGATGGCAGTTTCTTATCCATTCATGAAACAGATGATGAATTAAAACCATTATTACAGAACTTTCCTAAGTGGGAGCAATTATATCCACTTCCATACGAAACAATCCGTAAATTAAACATCCCTTCTATTAATATGGGTGTATATGGAAAAGACGGACATAAGTGGACAGAGCGTGTGTATAAACCATATTCATTTGGCGTATTACCTTTGCTTATTCGTAAAACAACAATACAACTTTTTAATGACTTTAAAGAAAATTCAAAACGTCAAACAGTCCATCATTCATGA
- a CDS encoding YbaK/EbsC family protein, whose amino-acid sequence MKIYEEKCKRYLDSQNIHAEHLTFSQTCHSVEDAAKATNTSPEQFVKNICMIDQNNNFILAVVKGEDRASTTRVGKALNIERPRLATEQEVFKYTGYLTGGVPSFGYDAKFLIDPKVMELDYIFTGGGSPHSLVKIKSEDVLKMNEGQVTRIRK is encoded by the coding sequence ATGAAAATTTATGAAGAAAAATGTAAAAGATACTTAGATTCACAAAACATTCATGCAGAGCATCTCACTTTCTCACAAACTTGTCATTCCGTAGAAGATGCTGCTAAAGCAACCAATACCTCTCCAGAACAATTTGTAAAAAATATTTGTATGATCGATCAAAACAACAACTTCATTCTCGCTGTAGTGAAAGGTGAAGACAGAGCTAGTACTACCAGAGTAGGCAAGGCATTAAACATTGAGAGACCAAGATTAGCTACTGAACAAGAAGTATTCAAATACACGGGTTATCTAACTGGCGGAGTCCCTTCCTTTGGTTATGATGCCAAGTTTTTAATTGATCCAAAAGTAATGGAGCTAGATTATATTTTTACTGGTGGAGGTTCTCCACACTCTTTAGTAAAAATAAAAAGTGAAGATGTCCTAAAAATGAATGAAGGGCAAGTTACACGTATACGAAAATAA